Proteins encoded in a region of the Pelmatolapia mariae isolate MD_Pm_ZW linkage group LG16_19, Pm_UMD_F_2, whole genome shotgun sequence genome:
- the scaf8 gene encoding SR-related and CTD-associated factor 8 isoform X1, whose product MEAVKAFNNELYSLNEYKPPISKAKMTQITKSGIKAIKFYKHVVQSVEKFIQKCKPEYKVPGLYVIDSIVRQSRHQFGTEKDVFAPRFSKNIISTFQHLYRCPSDDKSKIVRVLNLWQKNAVFKSDIIQPLLDMAAGIPPPSVTPVMPSSAAPVNNTTPGTPATPATPANIVQGLPDWASQITNTDTVAAVAQILQSPQGQQLQQLVQSLQMQQQKPQPSLLQALDAGLVVQLQALTAQLTAAATANSLNPLEQRVSSFNKKLLGPFDFGNDSERNEESKKDSSTSQLPMVSEPINSSLFHQLAEQLQQQNLEQFQKQLLEHQQKAMSIEGQDSIFGQENSVSNAQSSSQPQLPEPENKIDDSIDNQQQDMDLDEGPDGMEEEIFEAEEKKTLNTRSRTRSRSRSRSPKRRRSRSRSGSRKRKHRKRSRSRSRDRKRKSSRSYSSERRAREREKERQKKGLPPIRSKTLSVCSTTLWVGQVDKKATQQDLTNLFEEFGQIESINMIPPRGCAYICMVHRQDAYRARQKLSTGTFKIGSKIIKIAWALNKGVKQEYKQFWDVDLGVTYIPWEKVKLDDLDGFAEGGIIDQETVNDEWEAAKNTEQAKEAASQPVSTETTAASNTQTETFNQQVTMMPVQSYIPHIQLPVAQAVPSAVGLVPPAFPVTMGIPPPGYGPPPPFIRASFNASQPPPGFMQAAQTAGMASASASLVQPSVGSSQDAVKDSPFGAMIPPTSTIPGSFMPSAIPGAGVFNPVGVQTQQAANEKTQSAEGMDATAELTLQGMQNAVRSGMGLLGMHPTASLTHPLHQSGLSGQRMPGLLPLDVRPNLLQPGAAARFPLLMQQAHAQQTPGLLDSPIQAQSRPRAPFPQLDPFHRPPSIASENVSKTEDESSSGADEGKDQDYRFPPMEKQSTGLLRTPPPEHREPLAGSGAGVRPPLLQTPGTQPARSSLVGRLQALAGFTPDNRWNQARGDFDERDGMRGGPQAPGGPKGFPEAGPTPGQNFPNRFDNRPGTAAGVSVNAGAVGGPQAWNRSGNAAAPFESELHQDLDERRRPWDRQRDRDERDFDFRREMNGNRRSRERERERDRGRDRTREHERERDHDKERDRERGGSAPLLPLPTPLLPTPPLNPNLTLNQGKVLAPLKLNPQIQPRFQPPLLPQAQGKLPLLGLNQAAPQLQIRSPPPSQNQAAVPEPESEIPTPSEAPQAQPTPSTLSHDPSSDGEGQSTLTEAPPKSESPPQPETSPRTDSPSQPIAQSASQTTGSSDSETPSHASPPAEASSQDSSMAFTQAASPPEDTTHSAEEQKSGQKDEEESQERPSSPQPQGVSGPELDNDQSEPVEDAASLPVVDTVTDTEGT is encoded by the exons TTCTACAAGCATGTTGTCCAGAGTGTAGAGAAGTTCATACAGAAG TGCAAGCCAGAATACAAAGTCCCAGGGCTGTATGTCATCGACTCGATTGTCAGACAGTCCCGACACCAGTTTGGCACAGAGAAGGACGTATTTGCCCCGCGCTTCAGCAAGAATATCATCTCGACGTTCCAGCACCTCTATCGCTGCCCTTCAGATGATAAG AGTAAGATTGTGAGAGTCCTGAATCTGTGGCAAAAGAATGCGGTTTTCAAGAGTGACATCATTCAGCCTCTGTTGGATATGGCAGCGGGGATTCCTCCTCCCAGTGTCACACCTGTCATGCCCAGCAGTGCTGCCCCGGTCAATAACACTACACCCG GTACCCCGGCTACACCGGCCACTCCAGCCAACATAGTGCAGGGTCTGCCTGACTGGGCTTCGCAGATTACCAACACCGACACTGTGGCTGCTGTGGCCCAGATCTTGCAGAGTCCCCAGGGgcaacag CTCCAGCAGCTGGTGCAGAGTCTGcagatgcagcagcagaagccCCAACCATCCCTACTGCAGGCCTTGGATGCTGGCCTAGTGGTGCAGTTGCAAGCTCTGACAGCTCAGCTCACTGCGGCAGCTACTGCCAACAGCCTCAACCCCCTGGAGCAGAGGGTCTCCTCTTTTAATAAG AAACTTTTGGGTCCTTTTGACTTTGGGAACGATTCAGAGCGTAATGAAGAATCTAAAAAGGACAGCTCAACATCTCAACT GCCCATGGTGTCGGAGCCCATTAACAGCTCCCTCTTCCATCAGTTGGCTGAGCAACTTCAACAGCAAAACCTGGAGCAGTTTCAGAAGCAGCTGCTGGAGCATCAGCAGAAG GCAATGAGCATAGAAGGGCAGGACTCGATCTTTGGGCAAGAGAACTCAGTTTCGAATGCTCAGAGCAGCAGCCAGCCTCAGCTTCCAGAGCCAGAGAATAAGATCGACGACTCCATAGACAACCAGCAGCAG GACATGGATCTAGATGAAGGCCCGGATGGGATGGAAGAGGAGATCTTTGAGGCTGAAGAGAAGAAGACCTTGAATACACGGTCTAGAACAAGGTCAAGGTCACGCTCCAG GTCTCCAAAGAGGAGAAGGTCTAGGTCGCGCTCCGGCTCACGGAAACGCAAGCATCGAAAACGGTCGCGGTCACGCTCTAGAGATCGCAAGAGGAAGTCCTCGCGGTCTTATTCTAGTGAGAGACGCGCCCGAGAACGAGAGAAGGAGCGGCAAAAGAAAGGACTTCCTCCCATACGGTCCAAGACTCTCAGTG TGTGCAGCACAACTCTGTGGGTGGGCCAGGTGGATAAAAAGGCCACTCAGCAAGACCTCACCAATCTGTTTGAAGAGTTTGGCCAGATTGAGTCCATCAAT ATGATCCCTCCCAGAGGTTGTGCCTACATCTGTATGGTCCACAGGCAGGATGCATACCGTGCCCGTCAGAAGCTCAGCACTGGCACGTTTAAGATTGGCTCCAAAATCATCAAG ATTGCGTGGGCTCTGAACAAAGGTGTAAAGCAGGAGTACAAGCAGTTTTGGGATGTGGACCTGGGTGTCACGTACATACCTTGGGAGAAGGTAAAGCTGGATGACCTGGATGGCTTTGCCGAAGGAGGAATCATCGACCAGGAGACTGTCAATgacg AGTGGGAAGCTGCCAAGAATACTGAACAAGCCAAGGAAGCTGCAAGTCAGCCAGTAAGCACTGAGACTACAGCAGCATCTAATACCCAAACCGAGACCTTCAACCAGCAGGTTACCATGATGCCAGTGCAG TCTTATATCCCTCATATTCAGCTTCCGGTTGCACAGGCAGTTCCCAGTGCGGTCGGTTTGGTGCCTCCTGCCTTCCCTGTCACCATGGGCATACCTCCGCCAGGTTATGGGCCGCCGCCACCCTTCATAAGGGCCAGCTTCAATGCCTCACAACCTCCGCCAG GTTTCATGCAGGCTGCTCAGACAGCAGGAATGGCCTCAGCATCTGCCT CTCTGGTTCAGCCTTCAGTGGGTTCCAGCCAAGATGCTGTCAAGGATTCACCATTCGGTGCTATGATTCCTCCAACAAGCACCATCCCGGGTAGCTTCATGCCCTCGGCTATCCCAGGAGCTGGCGTGTTCAACCCAGTGGGAGTGCAAACTCAGCAGGCCGCTAATGAGAAAACACAGTCTGCAGAGGGTATGGATGCTACTGCAGAGCTCACACTGCAAG GCATGCAGAATGCTGTCCGCAGTGGAATGGGTCTGCTGGGCATGCACCCTACAGCTTCCCTCACCCATCCCCTGCATCAGTCTGGACTGAGTGGGCAGAGGATGCCCGGCCTGCTGCCTTTGGATGTGCGCCCCAACCTGCTCCAACCTGGAGCCGCTGCTCGCTTCCCGCTGCTCATGCAGCAGGCCCATGCCCAGCAAACCCCTGGCCTCCTAGACAGTCCAATCCAAGCTCAATCCCGCCCCAGGGCTCCCTTCCCTCAGCTGGACCCCTTCCACCGGCCCCCCAGCATAGCCAGTGAAAATGTATCCAAAACAGAAGATGAGTCGTCCTCTGGAGCTGACGAGGGCAAAGACCAGGACTACCGCTTTCCTCCGATGGAAAAGCAGAGCACGGGTCTGCTGCGGACCCCTCCCCCAGAGCATAGGGAGCCCCTTGCAGGATCAGGAGCAGGCGTGAGACCACCTTTGCTCCAGACCCCAGGTACTCAGCCAGCCAGATCTAGCCTCGTAGGCCGTCTGCAGGCTCTTGCAGGGTTTACACCCGATAACCGCTGGAACCAAGCCAGAGGGGACTTTGATGAACGTGATGGCATGCGAGGAGGCCCCCAGGCCCCAGGTGGTCCAAAGGGCTTCCCGGAGGCTGGTCCCACACCTGGGCAGAACTTCCCCAACCGCTTTGATAACCGTCCCGGGACAGCAGCCGGTGTTTCTGTAAATGCTGGAGCTGTTGGGGGGCCACAGGCTTGGAACCGTAGTGGTAATGCCGCAGCTCCCTTTGAGAGCGAGCTCCATCAAGACCTAGATGAAAGAAGACGCCCATGGGACAGGCAAAGAGATAGAGATGAAAGAGATTTTGACTTCAGGAGGGAGATGAATGGTAACCGCCGCAGCCGCGAGAGGGAGCGCGAGAGAGACAGGGGCCGCGACCGCACCAGAGAACACGAACGTGAGCGAGACCACGACAAAGAGAGGGACCGCGAACGTGGAGGCTCAGCACCCCTTCTCCCTCTGCCCACACCTCTTCTACCAACTCCACCTCTTAATCCCAACCTGACACTGAACCAAGGCAAAGTGCTTGCTCCGCTTAAACTGAACCCTCAGATTCAGCCACGATTCCAGCCCCCGCTTTTGCCTCAAGCTCAGGGCAAGCTCCCTCTGCTGGGTCTCAATCAGGCAGCGCCTCAACTTCAGATCAGGtctcctcctccatcacagaACCAAGCAGCCGTGCCCGAGCCTGAGTCAGAAATCCCAACTCCATCCGAGGCCCCCCAGGCACAGCCGACACCCTCGACGCTTTCGCACGACCCGTCATCTGACGGCGAAGGTCAGAGCACATTGACTGAGGCGCCTCCAAAGTCAGAGTCGCCGCCACAACCAGAGACTTCTCCACGCACAGATTCACCATCCCAGCCTATAGCCCAGTCCGCCTCTCAGACCACTGGTTCTTCTGACAGTGAAACCCCTAGCCATGCCTCACCACCTGCTGAGGCATCGTCCCAGGACTCATCCATGGCCTTCACACAAGCTGCCAGCCCCCCCGAAGATACGACTCACTCTGCGGAGGAGCAGAAAAGTGGACagaaggatgaggaggagtCACAAGAGAGACCCTCCTCTCCCCAACCGCAGGGGGTCAGTGGACCTGAGCTGGACAATGATCAGAGTGAGCCCGTGGAGGATGCTGCAAGTCTGCCAGTGGTAGACACTGTCACAGACACTGAGGGGACATAA
- the scaf8 gene encoding SR-related and CTD-associated factor 8 isoform X2: MEAVKAFNNELYSLNEYKPPISKAKMTQITKSGIKAIKFYKHVVQSVEKFIQKCKPEYKVPGLYVIDSIVRQSRHQFGTEKDVFAPRFSKNIISTFQHLYRCPSDDKSKIVRVLNLWQKNAVFKSDIIQPLLDMAAGIPPPSVTPVMPSSAAPVNNTTPGTPATPATPANIVQGLPDWASQITNTDTVAAVAQILQSPQGQQLQQLVQSLQMQQQKPQPSLLQALDAGLVVQLQALTAQLTAAATANSLNPLEQRVSSFNKKLLGPFDFGNDSERNEESKKDSSTSQLPMVSEPINSSLFHQLAEQLQQQNLEQFQKQLLEHQQKAMSIEGQDSIFGQENSVSNAQSSSQPQLPEPENKIDDSIDNQQQDMDLDEGPDGMEEEIFEAEEKKTLNTRSRTRSRSRSRSPKRRRSRSRSGSRKRKHRKRSRSRSRDRKRKSSRSYSSERRAREREKERQKKGLPPIRSKTLSVCSTTLWVGQVDKKATQQDLTNLFEEFGQIESINMIPPRGCAYICMVHRQDAYRARQKLSTGTFKIGSKIIKIAWALNKGVKQEYKQFWDVDLGVTYIPWEKVKLDDLDGFAEGGIIDQETVNDEWEAAKNTEQAKEAASQPVSTETTAASNTQTETFNQQVTMMPVQLPVAQAVPSAVGLVPPAFPVTMGIPPPGYGPPPPFIRASFNASQPPPGFMQAAQTAGMASASASLVQPSVGSSQDAVKDSPFGAMIPPTSTIPGSFMPSAIPGAGVFNPVGVQTQQAANEKTQSAEGMDATAELTLQGMQNAVRSGMGLLGMHPTASLTHPLHQSGLSGQRMPGLLPLDVRPNLLQPGAAARFPLLMQQAHAQQTPGLLDSPIQAQSRPRAPFPQLDPFHRPPSIASENVSKTEDESSSGADEGKDQDYRFPPMEKQSTGLLRTPPPEHREPLAGSGAGVRPPLLQTPGTQPARSSLVGRLQALAGFTPDNRWNQARGDFDERDGMRGGPQAPGGPKGFPEAGPTPGQNFPNRFDNRPGTAAGVSVNAGAVGGPQAWNRSGNAAAPFESELHQDLDERRRPWDRQRDRDERDFDFRREMNGNRRSRERERERDRGRDRTREHERERDHDKERDRERGGSAPLLPLPTPLLPTPPLNPNLTLNQGKVLAPLKLNPQIQPRFQPPLLPQAQGKLPLLGLNQAAPQLQIRSPPPSQNQAAVPEPESEIPTPSEAPQAQPTPSTLSHDPSSDGEGQSTLTEAPPKSESPPQPETSPRTDSPSQPIAQSASQTTGSSDSETPSHASPPAEASSQDSSMAFTQAASPPEDTTHSAEEQKSGQKDEEESQERPSSPQPQGVSGPELDNDQSEPVEDAASLPVVDTVTDTEGT, from the exons TTCTACAAGCATGTTGTCCAGAGTGTAGAGAAGTTCATACAGAAG TGCAAGCCAGAATACAAAGTCCCAGGGCTGTATGTCATCGACTCGATTGTCAGACAGTCCCGACACCAGTTTGGCACAGAGAAGGACGTATTTGCCCCGCGCTTCAGCAAGAATATCATCTCGACGTTCCAGCACCTCTATCGCTGCCCTTCAGATGATAAG AGTAAGATTGTGAGAGTCCTGAATCTGTGGCAAAAGAATGCGGTTTTCAAGAGTGACATCATTCAGCCTCTGTTGGATATGGCAGCGGGGATTCCTCCTCCCAGTGTCACACCTGTCATGCCCAGCAGTGCTGCCCCGGTCAATAACACTACACCCG GTACCCCGGCTACACCGGCCACTCCAGCCAACATAGTGCAGGGTCTGCCTGACTGGGCTTCGCAGATTACCAACACCGACACTGTGGCTGCTGTGGCCCAGATCTTGCAGAGTCCCCAGGGgcaacag CTCCAGCAGCTGGTGCAGAGTCTGcagatgcagcagcagaagccCCAACCATCCCTACTGCAGGCCTTGGATGCTGGCCTAGTGGTGCAGTTGCAAGCTCTGACAGCTCAGCTCACTGCGGCAGCTACTGCCAACAGCCTCAACCCCCTGGAGCAGAGGGTCTCCTCTTTTAATAAG AAACTTTTGGGTCCTTTTGACTTTGGGAACGATTCAGAGCGTAATGAAGAATCTAAAAAGGACAGCTCAACATCTCAACT GCCCATGGTGTCGGAGCCCATTAACAGCTCCCTCTTCCATCAGTTGGCTGAGCAACTTCAACAGCAAAACCTGGAGCAGTTTCAGAAGCAGCTGCTGGAGCATCAGCAGAAG GCAATGAGCATAGAAGGGCAGGACTCGATCTTTGGGCAAGAGAACTCAGTTTCGAATGCTCAGAGCAGCAGCCAGCCTCAGCTTCCAGAGCCAGAGAATAAGATCGACGACTCCATAGACAACCAGCAGCAG GACATGGATCTAGATGAAGGCCCGGATGGGATGGAAGAGGAGATCTTTGAGGCTGAAGAGAAGAAGACCTTGAATACACGGTCTAGAACAAGGTCAAGGTCACGCTCCAG GTCTCCAAAGAGGAGAAGGTCTAGGTCGCGCTCCGGCTCACGGAAACGCAAGCATCGAAAACGGTCGCGGTCACGCTCTAGAGATCGCAAGAGGAAGTCCTCGCGGTCTTATTCTAGTGAGAGACGCGCCCGAGAACGAGAGAAGGAGCGGCAAAAGAAAGGACTTCCTCCCATACGGTCCAAGACTCTCAGTG TGTGCAGCACAACTCTGTGGGTGGGCCAGGTGGATAAAAAGGCCACTCAGCAAGACCTCACCAATCTGTTTGAAGAGTTTGGCCAGATTGAGTCCATCAAT ATGATCCCTCCCAGAGGTTGTGCCTACATCTGTATGGTCCACAGGCAGGATGCATACCGTGCCCGTCAGAAGCTCAGCACTGGCACGTTTAAGATTGGCTCCAAAATCATCAAG ATTGCGTGGGCTCTGAACAAAGGTGTAAAGCAGGAGTACAAGCAGTTTTGGGATGTGGACCTGGGTGTCACGTACATACCTTGGGAGAAGGTAAAGCTGGATGACCTGGATGGCTTTGCCGAAGGAGGAATCATCGACCAGGAGACTGTCAATgacg AGTGGGAAGCTGCCAAGAATACTGAACAAGCCAAGGAAGCTGCAAGTCAGCCAGTAAGCACTGAGACTACAGCAGCATCTAATACCCAAACCGAGACCTTCAACCAGCAGGTTACCATGATGCCAGTGCAG CTTCCGGTTGCACAGGCAGTTCCCAGTGCGGTCGGTTTGGTGCCTCCTGCCTTCCCTGTCACCATGGGCATACCTCCGCCAGGTTATGGGCCGCCGCCACCCTTCATAAGGGCCAGCTTCAATGCCTCACAACCTCCGCCAG GTTTCATGCAGGCTGCTCAGACAGCAGGAATGGCCTCAGCATCTGCCT CTCTGGTTCAGCCTTCAGTGGGTTCCAGCCAAGATGCTGTCAAGGATTCACCATTCGGTGCTATGATTCCTCCAACAAGCACCATCCCGGGTAGCTTCATGCCCTCGGCTATCCCAGGAGCTGGCGTGTTCAACCCAGTGGGAGTGCAAACTCAGCAGGCCGCTAATGAGAAAACACAGTCTGCAGAGGGTATGGATGCTACTGCAGAGCTCACACTGCAAG GCATGCAGAATGCTGTCCGCAGTGGAATGGGTCTGCTGGGCATGCACCCTACAGCTTCCCTCACCCATCCCCTGCATCAGTCTGGACTGAGTGGGCAGAGGATGCCCGGCCTGCTGCCTTTGGATGTGCGCCCCAACCTGCTCCAACCTGGAGCCGCTGCTCGCTTCCCGCTGCTCATGCAGCAGGCCCATGCCCAGCAAACCCCTGGCCTCCTAGACAGTCCAATCCAAGCTCAATCCCGCCCCAGGGCTCCCTTCCCTCAGCTGGACCCCTTCCACCGGCCCCCCAGCATAGCCAGTGAAAATGTATCCAAAACAGAAGATGAGTCGTCCTCTGGAGCTGACGAGGGCAAAGACCAGGACTACCGCTTTCCTCCGATGGAAAAGCAGAGCACGGGTCTGCTGCGGACCCCTCCCCCAGAGCATAGGGAGCCCCTTGCAGGATCAGGAGCAGGCGTGAGACCACCTTTGCTCCAGACCCCAGGTACTCAGCCAGCCAGATCTAGCCTCGTAGGCCGTCTGCAGGCTCTTGCAGGGTTTACACCCGATAACCGCTGGAACCAAGCCAGAGGGGACTTTGATGAACGTGATGGCATGCGAGGAGGCCCCCAGGCCCCAGGTGGTCCAAAGGGCTTCCCGGAGGCTGGTCCCACACCTGGGCAGAACTTCCCCAACCGCTTTGATAACCGTCCCGGGACAGCAGCCGGTGTTTCTGTAAATGCTGGAGCTGTTGGGGGGCCACAGGCTTGGAACCGTAGTGGTAATGCCGCAGCTCCCTTTGAGAGCGAGCTCCATCAAGACCTAGATGAAAGAAGACGCCCATGGGACAGGCAAAGAGATAGAGATGAAAGAGATTTTGACTTCAGGAGGGAGATGAATGGTAACCGCCGCAGCCGCGAGAGGGAGCGCGAGAGAGACAGGGGCCGCGACCGCACCAGAGAACACGAACGTGAGCGAGACCACGACAAAGAGAGGGACCGCGAACGTGGAGGCTCAGCACCCCTTCTCCCTCTGCCCACACCTCTTCTACCAACTCCACCTCTTAATCCCAACCTGACACTGAACCAAGGCAAAGTGCTTGCTCCGCTTAAACTGAACCCTCAGATTCAGCCACGATTCCAGCCCCCGCTTTTGCCTCAAGCTCAGGGCAAGCTCCCTCTGCTGGGTCTCAATCAGGCAGCGCCTCAACTTCAGATCAGGtctcctcctccatcacagaACCAAGCAGCCGTGCCCGAGCCTGAGTCAGAAATCCCAACTCCATCCGAGGCCCCCCAGGCACAGCCGACACCCTCGACGCTTTCGCACGACCCGTCATCTGACGGCGAAGGTCAGAGCACATTGACTGAGGCGCCTCCAAAGTCAGAGTCGCCGCCACAACCAGAGACTTCTCCACGCACAGATTCACCATCCCAGCCTATAGCCCAGTCCGCCTCTCAGACCACTGGTTCTTCTGACAGTGAAACCCCTAGCCATGCCTCACCACCTGCTGAGGCATCGTCCCAGGACTCATCCATGGCCTTCACACAAGCTGCCAGCCCCCCCGAAGATACGACTCACTCTGCGGAGGAGCAGAAAAGTGGACagaaggatgaggaggagtCACAAGAGAGACCCTCCTCTCCCCAACCGCAGGGGGTCAGTGGACCTGAGCTGGACAATGATCAGAGTGAGCCCGTGGAGGATGCTGCAAGTCTGCCAGTGGTAGACACTGTCACAGACACTGAGGGGACATAA